In Molothrus ater isolate BHLD 08-10-18 breed brown headed cowbird chromosome 26, BPBGC_Mater_1.1, whole genome shotgun sequence, the DNA window TGTCCCCACCCCCGGGGGACAGAGGGAATTCCccccccgggctgggggcgtgggggctccccccagccccgcgggcCTCCCCCGGCCCGGTTCCCACGGCAGCCGCGGTTTCTGCGCGGGTGGGGGAGGCTCCAGCCCCGAGCCCGGGGGCggccgtgcctcagtttcccacagagctcagggcaccCCGTGCgtgtttttcttggaaaaacCCTTTTTCAGAGTAGGGTGGAGTGGGAatttctcctccagcagcagcagcgaggcCACACACGGGTGGGAACCGCCCGGCCCTATAAAAGGCCCCCCCAGcgtgcagagccctcccaggggAGGTGGAgcccaccccaaaacccacccaggAAGCGCCGATCCCGCTCCCCGCTCCCTTGGGAACggctccagcagagcacagggaagagCAAACACAGTAACGTCAGACATTTTAttgcaaataaatttaattcCTCGCTCGGTAGAAGAATAAACTCTGGAAAAGGTTCAGCTCAGGGTCTCCAAGTGCAAAAGCAGCACCCGGAGGGTGCAGGTCCATCCGTGCAGATGTCCATAATTCCTTaggaaaaagcagtttttgcaccaaaaaaaaaaaaaaattaaaaaaatcaaaaatccaGCTTTCTGCAGTCCTCGCCTCCATCGGGTCCCAGCTGCCAAATCGCGACAGTTTCCAGCTCCGGGGTCACCCCCGCGCTCCGCAGCGCCCGCCCggggctgcccagctccagcacgaCTCCTCGGCCGGCGGCTCCGGCCAGTGTCCAGTGTCCATCCGGCTCCGGCCAGTGTCCAGTGTCCCCCGCCGGGCTCGGCCCGGCTCCCTCCATTCCCACCGCAGCCGCCGCgctctcccttcctcctctccggttcaaaagaaaaataaaatcgGTGGGTTTTGGGGCGTTGTGGGTTGGAACTGGctgtttctccttctttttttgtttttttcctgctgtttagtttttttttttaagggttttaATCCTTCCAGTCCAGGCCGGGAAGGGGCCGGGAAGGGCTCAGCGCTCCTGCAGACACACGAACGGCACCCACTGGTTCCTGTCGCGACTCTCGGCGCAGTAACTCGCCACCTCCGCCAGCCCCTGGCTCTTCCAGGCGTCCGTGTGCGGGTTCTGCGGGAGCAGGAGCACGAGGTTAATGCCACCAGCGCCCCGACACGTGTCCCCGAGCCGCCCCGTCACCCTCCCCGGCCCCTGGCGGTGTCACGGGGCCACCGGCGCGTCACCTCCGTGCTCACCGTGACGAGCAGGCAGTGCAGGTCGCGGGGCTCGGAGTCCGCCTCGGGCTCGCCCAGGATGGCAGCGAGGCGCTGCATGCCCGACACGCGCAGGATGTGGATGTCGTTGTCGCAGCAGAACGCCTGGATGAGCGTGAAGTGGATCTGCAGGGCGATGTCACCTTCGTCCTCCTCGTCGGTggccagcacacacagcaccacGCTGTCCGGGTCCCTGCGGGGGCGAGGCGGGTCGGGTTAGGGGCGACCGGGACAGCTCGGGATGGTGGAACTCCCTCCCGCGgagctgtcacctccctgtcgCGATATAAATGGGCGACAGACCCCCCCAAATTCCGCCTGGTCACCACCACCGCGTGAAACGCTCCAGCCCTGCGCTAAGCGGGCCGGGATGAACTCCGCCACGCGAGCCAGACCCCCCCCGACAGAGCCCCCGACAAAGCCATATCGCGATACTCACACATTCATCAGCTTGGCCGACTCGTAGACCCCCACGGTGAGGCGGTCCTGTCGCTGCGCCGCCACCAGCACCCGCTCCACCGCCTCGCTCACCGCCTGCATCCTGTCGGGAGGAACGGCAAAGCCGGTGAGCGGCGACAGCGACAAGCACAGATCCCCCCGCCGAACGCCCCGAGCCGCCCGCCACTTACTTGCTGCTATCGCAAGgcaccagctcctccagggtCATGGTGCAATCGTAATCCGCAGAAAAAGAAGGCAAACTCCAAGAGCAATAATCCCGAGCGCGGCTATAGCGGGGATATCGCGGAGATATCGCGGCGCTATCGCGATCCCCGGTTCCGCTCCGCTCCTGCCACCGCTCCAGCGCGATCGCTCTGAGCCCCGGCCGCGCCCTGCGCTTCATTTTATAGCCTTCCTCCGAGGGGCGGGGTCTCGCGCGGCGCCCCCGCCTCGCCCATTGGCTGGTGCCACGCGGAGCCGCCCACGGGCGCGGCGCTGATTGGGCGCCGCCGGTGGGACCCACGTGGGGGTGAAACGCGGGGGGAGAAGAGCGCGGGGGAAACCCCCGCCCTGAAACTGCGCCCCCCCCGCGGGCACGGGCGTGGGACCGGCGGGACCGGGGAGAAACCGGGGGGAACCGGGGGGGAACCGGGCTCGGGGTCGGTCCGGGGGACCGGGACCCGCTCCGGGGGTCGCTCCTTGCACCGGGGGCTGCACCGGGGGTCGGTCGGTGGGACAGGGGGCTGCACAGAAGGGTCGCTCCGTGCACCGGTGGCTGCACCGGGGGTCGCTCCGAGGGTCAGCCGGTGCACCGGGGGTCGGTCGGTGGGACAGGGGGCTGGCTGCACAGAGGGGTCGCTCCGTGCACTGGGGGTCGGTCCGGGGTTCGTTTCTTGCACCAGGGGTTGCACAGGGTGTCGCTCCGTGCACCGGAGGGTGATCTCTGGGACCGGGGGCTGCACCGGGGGTCGCTCCGTGCACCGGGGGCTGCACCGGGGGTCGTTCCGTGCGCCGGGGGTTGCTCCGGGAATCTGTCTGTGGGACAGGGGGCTGCACAGGGGGGTCGGTCCCTGGGACCGGGGACTGCTCCGAGGGTCGGTTCTTGCACCGGCGGTCTCTCCGGGGGTCGATCGGTGCACGGGTCGGCCCCTGACACCGGGGGCTTTTGCAGGGGCCGGTTCGTGCACAGGGGTCTGCACGGCGGGGGTCGGTCCGTGGGCCGCGGAACGGTCCGTGCACCGGCGGCTGCACCGGGCGTCTGTTGGTGGAGCGGGGGCTGCACCGGGGGGGCGGCAATTCACGCACTGGGCCGCGGGGGCGGTCGGTCCGTGCACCGGGACCTGCAGGCGGGGGCGGGAGGGGTCGGTGCGCTCAGAGCCGGGGGAACCCGGGACACGCGGGGAGCGCCGAGCCGCGCGGGCGGCGGCCGCCACCTGCCGGGGACACACCGGGGACGCCGGGGACACACCAGGGACGCGCTGCCGCTGTCCCGGGGCTTGGGCACACCGAGGTCGCCTCACTTTGGCCCCCGATGCCGCAGCTGCAGGGCCGGACCGGTCCGTGAACCCCCGGGGGGTCGCGGGAGGCGCCCACGCCGTGCTTCAGTTTCCCTCAGCCGCGTCCTGAGCCGTATTTCCCAAGAATCCCCCTGACCACGGCGGTGCTGGAGCTCCGTGCGCGTCGCCgctgttccctgtcccctcccggtgccccccgtgccccccgtgccccatCGCAGCCATGGCCCGCTCCGCCTCCTCCGAGCCGCCAGGCGGCGCTGTCGCTGTCCTCTCTGTGGCCTCGCCCGCAAAGCCTTCTAGGAAGTGTAGGCCTGCAGCGCCCCGCCTTTCCCGCGCCATTAAACGGAGACTACATTACCCAGAAGGCTTTGCGACAACGAGTGGGCGGGGTCGCAGGGTGTGGGCGGGGCGCGGTGCCGCCaaaccgggaccgggaccgggaccgggacctgggctggaagggggtCGAGGGCTGGGAGTCACCAAACCGGCACcaacctgggctgggggcaaCCGGACCGAGTGGGGGGAGACGAAATTGAGAGGGGCTACCGGACCGGGTCTAGAAGCCGCCAAACCGGGACCGGACTGGGCTGGGGGCGGCCGGACCGGGACTGCGGGGGTTGCGCTAGACCGGAGCGGCGATCGGGTCGGGGTTCCCCACGCTCCGGTCCTGCCGGTGTCCGGCGGTGCCCCCCCGTCCCGGGTGTCTGTGGGGATCCTGTGGGTTTTGGGGACCCCTGGGGATCGGAGGGACATAGAGGGACCAGACAGGGATGGAACGGGACCGGAGAGCCCCgctggggatgctggagagCCCGGACGGGCTGTGGGACAACACCGCGGTAGCGCCGttgtgtccccctgtctgtccccctgtctgtaTTCCCTATCggtcccctgtctgtccccacgGCTGTCCCTGTGTTTATTCCTTGTCTATCTGTCTGTatttcctctctgtcccctgtctgtccccccTTCTGTCCGCCCGTCTGTCCCCTTTCCGTCTCCTGTCTgtccccccggctgtcccctgTATGTTCCCCTTTCCATCCCTcgtctgtccctctgtctgtcctccTTTCcgtcccctgtctgtcccctgtctgtATTccctgtctgtccatctgtctgtaTTTCCTCTCTGTCCCCCCCCCgtctgtccccctgtctgtccccaccTTCCCCGTTCGTGCCCCCCCGGCTGTGCGGTGTCCGGTGCTGAGCCCGGGGTTTGTTTGCTCACGGAATTGGCAGCGGCTGCGGCCCGGGGGGGTCACCGGGGGGTCCCCGCCTGGACCCGGCGCTGACGTCCGTCCCTGGCCGCTGGCTGGTggcccctgtgtccccagggatgctgtgtCTCCCCTTCAGCCCGGTGACGGTGCGGGGCTTTGGGGGGACACAGGCGCGCCGTGTGCGTCACCGGGTGTTTGGGGGTGTCCAGGGGGGGTATAAAACCGAGCGTGGCACATCTCGGAGCATCCAGGGGATGGAGAACATGGAGAACGCTcggctgtgcctgctctgcctgctgggctcCGGCCTCATCCTGCTCGGCACGCCCGAACCGGTACCGGAGCTCGGGCCCGCGCTGAGCCTGCCCGGGCACGGCCGGGAGGAGACGgagctggtgaggggctgggggagtggggcagggggtccccagcaccccccagTGAGGGTTTGGGGCGTTTCGGGGCGTtcctgctccccccagcccgGTTTGGGGGGACCGGGGGAAATTGGGGAGGGGGCGGCCGAGACCCCCGCGCCGGTTTTGTGCCTCGGGAGGTTCCGGGGACATCCCGCAGCACGCGGGGATCGCTGCTCTGGGgaattttggttgttttttccttccccagcccatccTGAGCTCCGGCTCAGCTGCGGGGAGGGGGGTGGGGACCGGAGGGGGGGACGTGGGGCCGCACCCCAAGGACAGACCCTGAACTCCCCCCggtcctgtcccagccccgATTCCCGGCCGGGATGAGCCAGGCACGGGCtagggaggggacaggagccggggggacacggggtgaCACAGATCCAGAGCCCCTGCGTGTCCCGGGAATTGGGGGTGACACGGATCCGGAGCCCTGGGTGTCCCGGGATTTCGGGGTGCCCTTCTGGAGTCCCTGGGTGTCCCGGGATTTCGGGGTGCCCCGCTGCTGTCCGTGGCAGGCGGAGGCGCTCCAGGAGGTGCTGGACGAGCTGGGGACGCGGGAGCCGCCGGCGCTGGAGaagaggctgagctgggtgcCCTGGGTacggcggggctggggggcggccctgggggaccccaaaccctcctTTGAGGGGGGTCCGGCGCCGGGGCTGACGGTGCCGCTCCGCAGTGCGAGCCCTGGCAGTCGTGCGCGGTGCGGCGCGGGGCGCGCATCGGGAAGCGCTGCAGCTGCCCCCCCGGCACCTCCTGCAACCTCTCCAACCTCAAGTGCTCCTGaggcagcggggacagcgggggacagcgggggacaCCAGCTGCCACGCGCCCGCGGCCCGGGAGGGGCACGGAGGGGAAACCGCGGGCCCCAGCACCGGGATGGACCCGCACGGCACCGCCCGTGCCCCGGCCCGTGGGGCTGGCGGTGTCCAGGGACACATTAAACCATTGGATCCACGCCTGCCGTCAgcttttttgggggattttgagGTTCCCAGCCCCCTCTGCCGCTGGGCAGGGTCCTGAGAGGGGTGGGGGTCCCATCCTGCCCCCCTTCCCTGTCGGGAATTTGAGGTTGGGGCGGGAATGAGGGACAGGGAGTGGGAATCTCATCCCGCTGCGGGAGAGGGGAAGCGGGAATGGGAGCGCTGCGGGGACGGGCAGGGAGCTGCGTCCTGGACCTGAGTCCTGGATTCCCGAGCTGATGGAGACGGATGGATGGAAGAGCGGGGAGCTCATACGGCCCGGCCGCATCCCGAATCCCACATCCAGATTCCAAATCCACACCCAGAATCTCGGATCCCCACCCAAAATCCAGCATCCTCATCTAGAATCTTGGCTCCCCATCCAGAATCCCGCATTCCCCATCCACGATCCCGAATCTCCATCCACGACCCCGCACCGCCCGCGCGGGCCCCACCCGCTGCCCCACCCCGCGCGTTGCCCCTTTAAGACTCTCTCTCCCACCTCCGCTCCGCCCACCCGCCTCCCCTTCGGCGCATCCCATTGGCTGACGGTGACATCAGTGGGTGTGGTCTGGGCGGTGGTGACGCAGGGGGCGTGGCtagcggggcgggcggggggcgccgAAGATGGCGGCGGCTCCGGTGGCTCCGGCGGCTCCGGCCTCGGGGCCGCGCCGCTTCTCGCTGCTCGCCATCGTGGGCGGCGGCTGCCACCGGCCCGGCCTCAGGGCCGCcgccctgcagcagctggagcgAGGTGAGACCGCGTGATGCTCCGCGGGATCCTCCCGGACCCGCCCGCCTGCACCGGAGGAGCCCCCCGGGGATGCCGCGCTCGGTCCCGGGGTGTGATCGCCCCTATCGGGATGCCCCGTCCCACCCCAGCCCGCCGGGATCCGCCCCTGCGGCTTCCCAGGGTTTGCGCCCCGAAATTCCGAAATTCCCAGGATTTGCCCCatttcctcccccccccccccatccccgaGATCTGCGCCCTCTTTGACTCCTCAGCCCCCGCGATTATCCCTCTAAAATCCCAGATCTGCCCCTTTTTCCTGCCCCAAAACCCTCCGGGATCTGAACCCTCCTCCAgctctttcttctttcaagaTCTCCAGGATTTGCTCCTCTTGGAtttgcccccccccccctcccccaggatcttcccctttccctgcagccctAAATCCCCGGGATCTGCCCTAAATCCCCAGGATTGACCCCACATTTTGTAGGGACCCCCTCCAGCCCCTACAcccctccctgagccctgcccagattttggggggggtctcAGGCCATGACATCCCAGCGGGAGCAGATCCCAAACCCACGACGGGAGGGACATTCCCCACTCcattgtcccctccctgtcccaaacctcaccaaaaccaccccaaaaacgGCCCCAAACCCTTGTGCAACCCCGGGCCGGTTACACCATCCCCCACCCATTCTCTGGCCGTTACcggcagcacccagagccacccaaAATTTTTGGGAATAATCTCCCAAAATCCCTTCTGGGAAGCCCTGAAGGGTTTTTCGGGTGCTGCACCTGTCCCGGTGCTGACAGGTAGCACCAAATCTTTTAATTCCTTAATTGGCACCTCTGAGGAGGCgttggcagagctgctccgTGCCCTGGggggttgggatttggggtttaggATTTGGCAGAGCCGGGGCTGTTGTGACTCACAGCCCAAGGAGCTCACCTGCCGGGCAGGTGTTGGCACAGGTGGGCTTGGAggcaccccaaaaacacctTAGGGGGGATTTGAGGAGGCGATTTTATGGGAGATTTTGTGGGGTCAGCCCCACCTGGCAGcgtgtggggttttggggtggtgcTGGTGGGTTCTgagcccccaaatcccaaatttttcttctgtttttcctcctcaggGATCCGCTCGTGGGACATCGACCTCACCTGCTGCAACCTGGACGAGCAGCTGAAGCTCTTCGTGTCCCGGCACTCGGCCACCTTCTCCAGCATTGTCAAAGGtaaaaaatgggataaaaaccaggaaaaaggggggaaaaagcctCCAGGGAGGGGTGGGAATGGAGGTTGGGATCAGGGACACCCCCTCCCCCCAGATTTTGTGGGAACAGGGCTGGCTTTGTGCCTCCCCCATCCAAACCCCGTGATCCCCACGTGAGGAGCCGCTTCCTTTTCCAGCgtggaaaaatgggattttccacaggaggatggaaaagggaaaacagagctggggctgctccagtgccttttttccccccacaccCCACCCTCAGCTGGGTCCTGGTGGGTGTTTCCTTGCTGAGAGGGGAAAAtgaaccccaaaaccccccgtGGGAGAGCCCAGAGAGTTTGGGGGACTCTCCCCATCctgttccctcccctccctgggcaggaaGGACACGGGAAATGTGTCCCTGGCCCTTGTGGTGTCTGTGCCTGACCCTCTTCCGCCGGAAAACCGggcagtgcctggctgtgccacccccttGGGGACAAACTGGGGGGGCATGGCTGTCACCCCACAGGTCAGAGGACCCTCCACCACCGCGGGGACGTGCTGGAGACCCTGGTGCTGCTCAACCCTTCTGACAAATCCCTGTGTGACGAGGTGAGCCGGGGCGGGACGGgccccggggctgtccccatggtgtccccacagtgtccccaatgtccccgtcTCTGTCTCCAGCTGCGGAACCTCATCACAGATGTGTCCCAGCACAAGCTGCTGGTGTTTGCTGGGCCCTGTGTGGAGGACACTGGGGAGCTGATGCTGCAGACCGGCTGCTTCTCCCTGCGGGATTTCATCCAGATCTTCACTGATAAGGAGGtgagggaaggggacagggggatt includes these proteins:
- the GADD45B gene encoding growth arrest and DNA damage-inducible protein GADD45 beta; the encoded protein is MTLEELVPCDSSKMQAVSEAVERVLVAAQRQDRLTVGVYESAKLMNVDPDSVVLCVLATDEEDEGDIALQIHFTLIQAFCCDNDIHILRVSGMQRLAAILGEPEADSEPRDLHCLLVTNPHTDAWKSQGLAEVASYCAESRDRNQWVPFVCLQER
- the LOC118696941 gene encoding cocaine- and amphetamine-regulated transcript protein-like, translating into MLCLPFSPVTVRGFGGTQARRVRHRVFGGVQGGYKTERGTSRSIQGMENMENARLCLLCLLGSGLILLGTPEPVPELGPALSLPGHGREETELAEALQEVLDELGTREPPALEKRLSWVPWCEPWQSCAVRRGARIGKRCSCPPGTSCNLSNLKCS